From a region of the Salvelinus alpinus chromosome 2, SLU_Salpinus.1, whole genome shotgun sequence genome:
- the LOC139545241 gene encoding B-cell receptor CD22-like: MPCSYTFPSGHTVSETKWYTKEKLDEAPQILNPGYGGRVEYLGNMQSDSTLRITDLREEDSAEYKFRFRTDQTTWEPTFPGTTLTVTGLQVKVTTATVTEGQKVTLTCHTTCTLTDNPNPTYIWYKNGHVTNQSNSLFLNPVSSEDAGSYSCAVEGHEDIHSAEVTLTVSYGPKNTSVSVSPSGEIVEGSSVTLTCSSDAYPPVNKYTWYKKNVTSPKASGQSYSITNIISEDRGEYYCEAQNGRGSMNSTALMIVVAGHPQQEVMPQQTHSVHPDPNSDTYTALNMKTRSPEYDTLANVRDSPTVTIPQIDAEASDYEN; this comes from the exons ATGCCCTGCTCTTATACATTTCCCAGTGGTCATACAGTCTCTGAAACAAAATGGTACACAAAAGAAAAACTTGATGAGGCGCCTCAAATCCTGAACCCGGGGTATGGAGGTCGTGTGGAGTACCTTGGAAATATGCAGAGTGACTccaccctgagaatcacagacctgagagaggaggattcagCTGAGTATAAGTTTAGATTCAGAACAGATCAGACAACCTGGGAGCCCACCTTCCCTGGAACAACTCTGACTGTCACAG GTCTGCAGGTGAAGGTGACTACTGCCACTGTGACAGAGGGACAGAAGGTGACACTGACCTGTcacaccacctgtactctgactgacaaccccaaccccacctacatctggtacaagaatgGACATGTAACCAACCAATCTAACAGTCTGTTCCTAAACCCAGTCAGCAGTGAGGATGCAGGCAGCTACTCCTGTGCTGTAGAAGGCCATGAGGATATCCACTCTGCTGAAGTGACTCTCACTGTCTCAT ATGGCCCAaagaacacctcagtgtcagtcagtccctctggtgaaatagtggagggcagttcagtgactctgacctgcagcagtgatgcctaCCCACCTGTGaacaaatacacctggtacaagaagaaCGTAACCTCACCAAAAGCATCAGGACAGAGTTACAGCATCACTAACATCAtctctgaggacagaggagaatacTACTGTGAGGCCCAGAATGGGAGAGGATCTATGAACTCTACAGCTCTGATGATTGTTGTAGCAG GACATCCACAGCAGGAAGTGATGCCACAACAGACACACAG tgtcCATCCTGATCCTAACAGTGACACGTACACAGCTCTGAACATGAAGACCAGGTCACCAGAGTATGACACCCTGGCA AATGTGAGGGACTCCCCCACTGTCACAATCCCTCAGATAGATGCTGAGGCCTCCGATTATGAGAACTGA